TACAATTAAGGCTTTGCTTGAATCAGTGGCAATGATAGAGCCATCTTTTCTATGTTCGACAAACAACAAGATCGGTCTCGTCGTTACCTTCGCTACAAACTTCTTTGACAACTCAATAGCTTTTGAATATTTATCTGAATGAATAAAATTAATATCGCTCATTAAATGATCCCTCCGTTTATTTTTTCAATCTCAGCTGTACGCTGATAATAATTTATAAATTTATAGCCTGGATAATTGTGCTCCAAGTAAGCTGCTATCATGCTTTCGTAGGCTCGTTTAGGATCGCTGCTGTTTTTTGCTACAAAGACGTAGTATTCCGGTATATGGATTGTTTGCCTCATGAGACATACACCAGCTTTCCAGTGAGCTCTTGGATCTCTCGCTTGAATCTAGCTTCATCACTGTTAGTGTCTGATAAATGTAGTAAGTGAATCTCTTGAACTCGGCTCAAGTCGTTAGCTCTTAAAAACTCTTTCACGTTCTCAAGACTGAAATGAGAGCGTAATAGTCTCTTTTTCATAGCTTTGTGGACCCGTCCAATTTCAATATTTTCATTAAGGATGTCTAGGCTGTAATTACACTCTAATAGCAGATGAGTAAGTCCTTTAAACTTGTATTTGATGTAGTAGGTATCAGAGGCAAATAACAACTTGTCCCTTGCTTGATTGGCGAGTAAAAAACCTAATGGCTCTGACACATCATGATGCACATCAAACGGCAATACGGTCCATGTACCGAGCCTGAATGATTGTTTTGATTTAACAAGCTGCACACGGTGTCCTGTGGCGTTTATTTCACTCGCTGTTCCCTCTGACATATAAACGTCTATTCCAGCTCGCATAACATCTGAGACAGCCTTACAATGGTCTTGATGCTCATGTGACACCAAGCATCCGGCAATATTAGACGTCTGAAAGTCTAGCTTTCTACGAATCTCCTTAAACGATATACCTGCCTCGATCAAGAGGGCGGTACTGCCATCAGTGATGTGATAGCAGTTGCCCTTTGATCCCGAAGCTAGTGTTTTGATCTCAATCATTAGAATGGGTCTCCGTCGTCTGCCGCTTTCTGCTGTGATTGTTCAAAGAGATCATATTCTTTCTGGTGCTTGCTTTCCTGCTGAGGTTCTAACTGTGGTTCTGGTTCGGGCTCTTTCTCTTCTAGTTCAGGTTCAGTTGTTTGCGAGTGCTCTTCCCCTTCGATAGGTTCAACGTCAATAAACTCTTGATTAGCATTATCTTCAATTTCCTGTTTAACTTGCTTATAAGTTTCATCAGTCGTCTTTTCGTATTGCATGGAAACGAAGGAGTTCGAGAAGTCTTTTGGAATCTTTTTAGCAACGTTATTACGCATCTTCCTGATGATCATAGATTCTCTACTTTGAGGGTCTTTCCAAGCAGGACTAATATGCTTTTGCGTTTCTGGATCATCTAACGCTTCATCAAGTGACATATCTTTCACTTTGTTCAACACTTCCGATTTCTTTGCTGCAATTTCTTTTTTTTGCTTTGCTGTAGCTTTAAACCGGCTCTCGGCAATGCCGAATGTTTCATTCATGAGATTGTTGTTGATATGAGCAATTAAATTACGTATGACATCTTCACGCTCTGAAATGTGATATTCAACTGTCTGATCAGTCTTAATGATGGGATATACAACTCTGATAACCTTGCCTTTTCCTGTTGGCGTCCACTTCGGCGGCTGCATTTCAAGTCCTGTAAATGTCGGGTAAGTGAATTCATCTTCTTCTCTTACAAGCCATATCTGGGAAACACGATCAACATTACGACCGAACCGGGAGAGGATCGCGTCATTCCCGTCCCCTTCAATTCCCATTTCAATTTGTTTTTTCCATACATCTATAGAATTTCCGTTGCCATCAACACCTTTAACCTTCACATTCCTAGTCTGAAAATAAACTTCTCTTGGACTAGCAGCCGCATTCAATTTTAGGGAAGCGACATTAAGCAATATTTCAGTTAAATTGTTTTGATCAAGCTGAGGGTCTGTCCAATCAATCCCTTTTTGATCAAGAGCTTGGTTAATGCTAGTTATTGCATTAACAACACATTGCTTTGAATAATCGTCCATATCGATTCCGTTACCAGTTAATTGACGTTCTATCATCGGTGCATAAGTGTTGTTTATTTTAGCTAATCGCGTGTTAAATTGTTGTGTTTGTTCTGGCATTGATTACGCCTCCCCGTTTATCAGTTTTTTGACTTTATTTCCACACTCATCTGATAAAACGCTTGCGGTAATACCAGACCCTTTGTTTTTTGAACAAAAATTGGAGAAAGCTTCTCCTAAATCTGTTTGTACTTGCTCATCAGTAACATTTGATAATTCTAATACGATGACTTTACGTTCCATTTAAACCGCCTCCTTCTGCGTTACTTGCTCGATTCTTAGCTTCTTATCTGACTCAGATACAATTAAACTAATCAACTGTGCATCCATATCAGGTAGCTTGGTCACTGATTCAGCGTTGTCTATAAAGATTGGCGCTTGAAATCCGTAATGCTCAGAGAGTGTCTGAATGATGTCCAGTCCAACGATAATGCGATGACCAGTGTTGAGACCTTTACCGTATGGCACGCCTTCGTAAAGCGTCTCGCACGTTTCTTTTAGTCCATCGTTAATCTGGTTTTCAAAGAGCTTAAACCGTGCATATTTAAACTTGCTGTTGATCTTGTCCTCTAAAAGTGAAACCTTTTGACGTGTAAACTCTTCTGTGAGATAGAGTTGTTCTTCCAGCTCTTCATATTTTTTTGCTAGATTGCGCTCTTGCTCTGAAAGTTCTTTTATTCGTTCTTCTGATTGTTTGTGTTGTGCGATTTTTGTTAAATCTTGTTCAACTTCTCGCTTACTATCTTTGATTTCTGACAGCTCACTTTGTGCCTGTTCGATCTTCTTGTTAACAGATGTCTTAAGCTCTTCGATGTCCGTTTTAACTTGCTCAATTTCTGCTTGTTTTGCTTTGTATGTCTCGTTCTCTTCAATGCTTGTTGTGCTATTTTTTAAAGCAGATATCTCACTCTGTAAATCTTGCAACTGAGATTCATAGTGGTTTAATTGATCTTTTTTAGTAGGGATACTTTCAGCTAGTTTTTTGCTTTCCTCTTGCAACTTTTCGACCTGCTGCTTAAGGTCTAACCCTTTTGTTTTAATGCTTTCTAGTTGTTCTGATTTTTCGGCATTAAATGCAGCAAGTGCCTTCTCATGAGCTTCATTAATTTGTTCTGGCGGTAAATCTTGACCGCATGTCGGACAGTTTTCATCATGCTTATGTTCAAACTCTCGACCGTTTACTTCATGATATTTTTTGAGCAAGCGTTCTTTTTCAGCTGTCAATTCATCAACCTGTGATGCTTTGGATTTCATTTGACGCTCAACGGCCATGATTTGAAATTCCATGTCGTCCCTTAGACTTTTAACCTCATAAAACTCTTTTTCTTTGGCGGCAACCACTGACTGTGTTTCTGAGTTATGTTCATTTTTAATTGTGATAAGATCGCTTTGCAGCTGTGCGTGTTCTTTTTGTTTCTCCGTCACTTCTGAGCCGTTACGGATACGGGATATTTCATCTTCTTTAGCTTGTATTTTTTCCTCGTAATTTTTTAAGTTAGTATTTAATTGTGATTCGTTAAGCCCTGAAACGTCAGGAAGATTATGCTTACTTTCATCGATCCTAACCGGTATCATGTCCAGCTGCTTGTTGATCTCTTTCTTTTGTTCTGCGACCATCTTTTTTACATCTTCAATAGACTTATTACTAAGCAGATCAGAGAGCTTTGATAGTTTCTTATCAGATGCAATAACGTCCTTCTCTGATACATCACCGCATACCTCTAGCAAGACTTTACGGCGATCTTTCCAGCTCATTTGTTCGTTAAAATATGCAGGATTCGTCAGGAGTTTAAAAGCGTTTTCGTCCACAATGCTTTTTACTTTTTCATCAAATTCTTTTTTAGTCCCAATAGGAACATCATCGATATGGTAGTCAACACTGTGGCTAGTAAATTCTTTGTGCGCTGAACCACGCTTCTTGGTCCATTTCTCTTTGTAAGTTTTTTTGAGTGTTAAGGGCTGATCATCTACAAGAAAGACTCCGGAAACTTCGTGATCTAGTCCGTGAATTTCGTTTCCTGCCTCGTCCAAAGTCTTGATTCCAAAGTCTTTTTTGTTGTGACTGTCTTTATCAAATAAGAGCCATGTCATGGCATCAAACAAGGTGCTCTTACCTGTGGCATTATCGCCGAACCCTCGGATGTCTTCTCCATCCGCATTTAAAGTAAATGACTTAACGCCTTTAAAATTTTTAAGCTCTAAGGATATGAGTTTTAAGGTTTTCATTTATTTTTTCCCTCCTCTGAAACGATCGTTTTTATGTTCTCAGAGAGCGTTTTTTGAGATATTAACGATTTTTCTTTTCTTGCATGATTACGGTAATTCATCATGGCTTCACCGGCTGTCTTTGCTTCAATCTCCGTTTCGACAGTAGTTTCTTTTCGTTCGATAATTTTAAAGATACTCATAGATAGTTAACCCTCCGTTGTAAAATTTGCGAAAATCGCATATAATGTAACTAAGTTATGTTTTTAATTGTCCGATCAGATGGCGGTCTGGTCGGATTTTTCTTTATCCTCCGCACGCTCTTTTTCTTCTTCGTTAATCGCTTCTTGTTCTGATTCATAAACAGCCGCTTCTTCGATTTCTAACATTTCATCTATTACATCATTAATCTTGGTTTCAATTTGTTCCATCTGTTGTCTAAGTGCCTGTATACGGCAAAGCTTTTCATATTTGGTCACTGTCGTTACCTCCCTAACGGTGCAAATTGTAGATAATAGATAGCTTGCAAGAGACACACAAGCGTCAATACAATGTATCCTGCTAACTCTCTTCGTGAGTACCTCATACTCTCACAAACCCTAACGGGACCAACTCACTTGCAACAAAAGATTGATCATGCGTTTTAGCTGAGTCGATAAACGTTTGAATCGCTTTTTCACCGATTTCCTCGTTATTAAGTTCTTTGGCGCTAGAGATATAAACCGGAACACTTTCTCTATTAACCTCTACATAACAGCGATAATGGTACATGTGATCTCCTCCTAAAATAGTTTGATAAACGTGACATACTGACCGATAAGCTCTAGGATTTGTGTTACTTGTCCGGGATCGATCTGCAACATGGCTGCGATGAGTAAATCTTGAGCATTAGTATGTTTCATCCAATTGATAAACGTTGATATCTTAGCTTCTTTTACATTGTGTTCAAATTTAGAAATACAGCTTTTAGTTAAGTGAAGTTTATCTGCTAATTCGTCTTGTGTTAGTCCTTCACGTTTCCGAGCTGTTTTCAATACAGCTCCCCAATCCAACTGCTTCACCCCCTTTTCAAGTTTCCAAATAGGAAACCTTTCCGACTCGGAAACCATTTACTAGATTAATAGCTTTATAATGTAAATAGATTGATTACCCCTCCTAGGTCATATCAATTGTCAGGAAGGCTTGTCCGACAAGGTAACTCTTACTGAGCTACCTTTCCTTTCTTTTGTTGTTCCTGCTGTTCTTTCTGTTCTTGCTCTGCTTTAGCTTTCCTGATTAGCGCTTTCGCTACAATCTTGTAGACTATTTCCTGCGCTTCTTTGGAAAACTGGTTAATGTGTGGTGATCTTGGTTGTGTCATAAAACTCCCTCCCTTAGTTGATGCTATGCTTGCTCTTGAGTGGGACTACCCTTGTTTTTTTAAAAGAAATTGCGGTTATACAACCTGATAAACGTCATGCTTTTCGATCTCCGGTAAAATATCGTTATCTTTAAGTAAGCTGTAGATAAATAACCGTCCTTTTTGTGTCCACTTTGTTGTGGGATTAACATCACGTGTGCCATCTCTATGTTTGTATTCAAAAGTGTGTGAGTGGACATACCCTTTACCGTCGTGTTTACGATATAGGAACCATTGCTCACCGCGTTTGTATTGAACGCCTAACTCATGAAGTTTTTTATTCAATTGTTGCGCTGTCATGCCGTAATCTTTTGCAATAGATGAAACAGAGACTAAGCCTGGATTAGATAGGATTTTCTTTGCGTATTCCGCATAAGGTTTCATCTTTTGATTTTCAATTGAGAGCTTTTCATTTTCTTCTTCTTTCTCAACTAATTGAAGCAGTGCTTCTTTGTAGTTTTTAGGCAGTTTATAAGGTTGATTGATTTCTCGTTCCATTTCTTCAAATTTGGTAACGTAAGCAGCTGTGAACAAGACCCCCTTTTGCCCTGTCATCTTGTTAGCTACCATGTCACATCCTTTTTTTGTTAAAAGGTAATGTTTATAGTTTCGAGTTCCAGAACTGTAATAACTCTCAATGAAAAAATCAGATAATCCAAAATTGGATTTTCCTAATATTTGGTTGTAATTGTTAATATCTCTTAATAAATGTGAATGCTCTTTGCCTGTCATTTCTGCCACGTCTCGACTATCAGCAACTAACTTTCCGTTATGCTCAAAAACTTGTAATTGATTCATGTCAATTCTCCTTTCAGCTTGTCTGTTTCGTTATTTATTTCATGTAGCCACTCATAGTCTTCTGTTGAGTAGGCCATGTAGAAAAATGTTTCTAGCAGACCGAGTTTCCTGTTGTAGATCTTCAAGAATTGTTCGCATTCTTTCAGATCCCGTCTCTCATCTCTCGTGAGAGTGAAATTCTTTTTCTTTTGCTTGAGCCAGTGGTATCGTTCAAAAACTGGTTGAGGATTCGGCATTAGATCACCTCCTGTCTTTTTTGTTCACTTGTAGTTAACTTACTATCCAAAAAAATATAATCAGGGCTTGCTTTAAATACATTGGCAATCTTTACAGCTAGATCGTAACTTAGTCTACGTTTTCCGTTCTCGATCATCCAATAATGTTCTTTCGAGACTCCAATACGGTCAGCGACTTGTTGGCAAGTAAGCCGTTCTTGCACTCTTATTTGTTTCAACTTATCTAAAGCCATTGTTTCACATCCTTTC
The DNA window shown above is from Salipaludibacillus agaradhaerens and carries:
- a CDS encoding MBL fold metallo-hydrolase, which translates into the protein MIEIKTLASGSKGNCYHITDGSTALLIEAGISFKEIRRKLDFQTSNIAGCLVSHEHQDHCKAVSDVMRAGIDVYMSEGTASEINATGHRVQLVKSKQSFRLGTWTVLPFDVHHDVSEPLGFLLANQARDKLLFASDTYYIKYKFKGLTHLLLECNYSLDILNENIEIGRVHKAMKKRLLRSHFSLENVKEFLRANDLSRVQEIHLLHLSDTNSDEARFKREIQELTGKLVYVS
- a CDS encoding AAA family ATPase, giving the protein MKTLKLISLELKNFKGVKSFTLNADGEDIRGFGDNATGKSTLFDAMTWLLFDKDSHNKKDFGIKTLDEAGNEIHGLDHEVSGVFLVDDQPLTLKKTYKEKWTKKRGSAHKEFTSHSVDYHIDDVPIGTKKEFDEKVKSIVDENAFKLLTNPAYFNEQMSWKDRRKVLLEVCGDVSEKDVIASDKKLSKLSDLLSNKSIEDVKKMVAEQKKEINKQLDMIPVRIDESKHNLPDVSGLNESQLNTNLKNYEEKIQAKEDEISRIRNGSEVTEKQKEHAQLQSDLITIKNEHNSETQSVVAAKEKEFYEVKSLRDDMEFQIMAVERQMKSKASQVDELTAEKERLLKKYHEVNGREFEHKHDENCPTCGQDLPPEQINEAHEKALAAFNAEKSEQLESIKTKGLDLKQQVEKLQEESKKLAESIPTKKDQLNHYESQLQDLQSEISALKNSTTSIEENETYKAKQAEIEQVKTDIEELKTSVNKKIEQAQSELSEIKDSKREVEQDLTKIAQHKQSEERIKELSEQERNLAKKYEELEEQLYLTEEFTRQKVSLLEDKINSKFKYARFKLFENQINDGLKETCETLYEGVPYGKGLNTGHRIIVGLDIIQTLSEHYGFQAPIFIDNAESVTKLPDMDAQLISLIVSESDKKLRIEQVTQKEAV
- a CDS encoding helix-turn-helix domain-containing protein — protein: MDWGAVLKTARKREGLTQDELADKLHLTKSCISKFEHNVKEAKISTFINWMKHTNAQDLLIAAMLQIDPGQVTQILELIGQYVTFIKLF
- a CDS encoding phage antirepressor KilAC domain-containing protein, which produces MNQLQVFEHNGKLVADSRDVAEMTGKEHSHLLRDINNYNQILGKSNFGLSDFFIESYYSSGTRNYKHYLLTKKGCDMVANKMTGQKGVLFTAAYVTKFEEMEREINQPYKLPKNYKEALLQLVEKEEENEKLSIENQKMKPYAEYAKKILSNPGLVSVSSIAKDYGMTAQQLNKKLHELGVQYKRGEQWFLYRKHDGKGYVHSHTFEYKHRDGTRDVNPTTKWTQKGRLFIYSLLKDNDILPEIEKHDVYQVV
- a CDS encoding DUF7667 family protein produces the protein MPNPQPVFERYHWLKQKKKNFTLTRDERRDLKECEQFLKIYNRKLGLLETFFYMAYSTEDYEWLHEINNETDKLKGELT
- a CDS encoding helix-turn-helix transcriptional regulator → MALDKLKQIRVQERLTCQQVADRIGVSKEHYWMIENGKRRLSYDLAVKIANVFKASPDYIFLDSKLTTSEQKRQEVI